Genomic segment of Panicum virgatum strain AP13 chromosome 9N, P.virgatum_v5, whole genome shotgun sequence:
GCTGGCATGTATTTAAATTGGAACAAATCTTGTCGTtatatgtaataattaaattgCGAAATGGCTTGTAGCCTGGTGGTTATAAGATTTTCAGTAGCACCTGAAGTCCTGGGTTCGAGTCCCCATTAGGGcaaattttctaagatttaatGGCGTTGGTGATTGATGTGacaaaatttttttaaaaggttTATAAAAAATTATTGGACTAGAAAATGTTGATCAATAGAATTCCTGAACACAGCCTTGTAACTCGGATgcactaagagcatctccagtagTCTCCCAATCCCCAATCCAACTACCATATTAGGAGAGTAGATAAAAAACTAGTGCTCCAACAGTCTCCCAAaatcttttccttttccaatAATTATTGGGACAACTCCCAATAAGGTAATTATTGGGACATTCCAACAGTTCACCCCACCTTTTTCAAATAAAGGGGAGTTATGACTCTCCCAATAAGGTAGTTAGATTGGGAGAAGGTTATTGGTATTTGGAGACTGCAAAAACAACTCTCCTAATAATTCTAGCACTGTTATTGGAACATCTCCCAATACCAGTTATTGGAAATGATTAATGGGGAAGTGTTGGAGATGCTTAACAGCTAGGAGAGACCCTTTCACCATAATATATACTACGACTATCACAGCTAGCGTAAACTAAAAGGACACATGTACACCTTCTAGTATCAAATTGGCAACATGACATGCTGACCGCCAAATAGCAAATAAACGCCCCCTTCCTCTCGCCCCTAGCCTACACAAGTTGAAAACCCAACCGGCAACCAAAACCCCCAAAGGCCCAAACCCTCGCGCCgcccttctccgccgccgcgacccaGCATCGCACCGCTTCCCTGCCCCTCAAACTATGGCTCCTACCCTTCCGCTGCCCTCCTTCCGGCCCGCTGACAGCGACGACGGGCTCCCCTCGgtctccgcctccgccatcgTCGCCGGCACCGCGAGCGGCTACCACGTGCTCCGGGTCCAGGGCTACTCGCTCACCAAGTCCGCCCTACCCAATGGCAAGCACATCCTGTCCCGCCCCTTCCGCGTCGCCGGGCGCACCTGGGCTATCAGGTACTACCCCAACGGCGACCGACTGTATACTGCCGACTACATCTCCCTCCACCTCGTCCTCAACGACCCCGCCGCCAACGCCGTCGTGGCGCGGTTCGAGTTCAGCTTCGCCGACGAGGTGGAGAAACAACAGCCATCCTACGTAGCCAACAACGCGGCGCACAGGTTCCTCGGCAACAGTACCAACAATGGAGCGTGGGGGTACAAGGAATTCGTCAAGAGGGAGACCCTGGAAAAATCGGGCCGTCTCAAGGACGACTGCTTCACGGTCAGATGCGACATACTCGTCCACACAGAGCTCAGCACGCAGGACGCCGTCGTTCCGGCGGCCGCACCTCCCTTCGTCGTCGTGCCGCCGCCAGACTCGCCGCAGCACCTCCGCGCACTCCTCCTA
This window contains:
- the LOC120688949 gene encoding BTB/POZ and MATH domain-containing protein 1-like; the protein is MAPTLPLPSFRPADSDDGLPSVSASAIVAGTASGYHVLRVQGYSLTKSALPNGKHILSRPFRVAGRTWAIRYYPNGDRLYTADYISLHLVLNDPAANAVVARFEFSFADEVEKQQPSYVANNAAHRFLGNSTNNGAWGYKEFSSARRTPSFRRPHLPSSSCRRQTRRSTSAHSS